A single window of Phycisphaerales bacterium DNA harbors:
- the serS gene encoding serine--tRNA ligase, translated as MIDLKQLRAEPQRFKDGCAKKNIPVDIDRLLALDEQRRVAMTQAENTRAEQRKIEKELGPQIGKLAGAIKKAAGPEKESLEKELEGLKAKPAALKTQIAEFESQIAAIEPQLNELLLQVPLPPDADVPVGKGSDDNVEAKRWSPAGFDPSKPWKAQKGFEPKTHIELVRDLKLADFERGVKMAGTRSYILTGDGMRLHQAVTRYAIDFMTNKNGFRAMSVPVIVREEAMVGTGFFPAGREQAYHIEEGKRGGGYDLFLTGTGEVGLMGIHQGEILDEADLPLKYVTVSTCFRREAGAAGKDTAGLYRIHQFDKVEQVVICKADEAESRQWHKTMIGYVEELLQAIGLPYRLLQCCTGDLGPKNADMVDIECWMPGRGELDANGKPTGAYGETHSASRLYDFQCRRLNMRYRAGGAAGKGETLFCHSLNNTVLASPRFLIPLLEMNQNADGSVTIPAVLRPYMNGQERIG; from the coding sequence ATGATCGACCTCAAGCAACTCCGCGCCGAGCCGCAGCGTTTCAAGGACGGCTGCGCCAAGAAGAACATCCCCGTGGACATCGACCGCCTGCTCGCGCTGGACGAGCAGCGGCGGGTCGCCATGACGCAGGCGGAGAACACGCGGGCGGAGCAGCGCAAGATCGAGAAGGAGCTGGGGCCGCAGATCGGCAAGCTCGCGGGGGCGATCAAGAAGGCCGCCGGGCCCGAGAAGGAATCGCTCGAGAAGGAGCTGGAGGGCCTCAAGGCCAAGCCCGCGGCACTCAAGACGCAGATCGCCGAGTTTGAGTCGCAGATCGCCGCGATCGAGCCGCAGCTGAACGAGCTGCTGCTGCAGGTGCCGCTGCCGCCAGATGCCGACGTGCCGGTGGGCAAGGGGTCGGACGACAACGTCGAGGCGAAGCGCTGGAGCCCGGCGGGTTTTGACCCGAGCAAGCCGTGGAAGGCGCAGAAGGGCTTCGAGCCCAAAACGCACATCGAGCTCGTGCGCGACCTCAAGCTCGCGGACTTTGAGCGCGGCGTCAAGATGGCGGGCACCCGCAGCTACATCCTCACGGGCGACGGCATGCGGCTGCACCAGGCGGTGACGCGGTACGCGATCGACTTCATGACGAACAAGAACGGCTTCCGGGCGATGTCGGTGCCCGTGATCGTGCGCGAGGAGGCGATGGTCGGCACCGGCTTCTTCCCCGCGGGACGCGAGCAGGCGTACCACATCGAGGAGGGCAAGCGCGGCGGCGGGTACGACCTGTTCCTCACCGGCACCGGCGAGGTGGGGCTGATGGGCATCCACCAGGGCGAGATCCTGGATGAAGCCGACTTGCCGCTGAAGTATGTGACGGTCTCGACGTGCTTCCGGCGCGAGGCGGGGGCCGCGGGCAAGGACACGGCGGGGCTGTACCGCATCCATCAGTTCGACAAGGTGGAGCAGGTGGTGATCTGCAAGGCGGACGAGGCCGAGAGCCGCCAGTGGCACAAGACCATGATTGGGTACGTTGAGGAGCTGCTGCAGGCGATCGGCCTGCCGTACCGGCTGCTGCAGTGCTGCACGGGCGACTTGGGCCCCAAGAACGCGGACATGGTGGACATCGAGTGCTGGATGCCCGGGCGCGGCGAGCTTGATGCGAACGGCAAGCCGACGGGGGCGTACGGCGAGACGCACTCGGCATCGCGGCTGTACGACTTCCAGTGCCGGCGATTGAACATGCGGTACAGGGCTGGGGGCGCGGCGGGGAAGGGCGAGACCTTGTTCTGCCACTCCTTGAATAACACCGTGCTGGCGAGCCCGCGGTTCCTGATCCCGCTGCTGGAGATGAATCAGAATGCCGATGGGAGCGTGACGATTCCGGCGGTTTTGCGGCCGTACATGAATGGGCAGGAGCGGATCGGGTGA
- a CDS encoding site-2 protease family protein yields the protein MSSYPHGSEASDHPHRFPARQQGAPEGRARSTDKGGVIGRGLRLPFSLMGIPLILDWSFLIVLPLMAFMIGGNVAYFADTIGIPGGDRLAEPATRYTLGLVAAVGLFVCVLLHELGHAVTARLYKVEVKSITLWFLGGMAHIAEMPRRRGGEAVVALVGPLVSFALAAVLYVGLRGAVASGAVGPGAMFVLAYLALVNVMLGAFNLLPALPLDGGRILRSLLAMAMPHSKATRIAAVISRVIAAGLAVLGLMTGNLFTVFVAVFIFLGVQGERRHSIVEGTLEGLRVSDLMSRDVRYVHPWMTVSELTSVMLDEHHLGFPVLDEQGKLVGLISLRELTRSPRPSPGALVGEVMVSPAPTISEVAAATEAVRQLGVDTHARLVVVGRDGGVAGIITGADIMRAIQVRTLGEEWYGRRAA from the coding sequence ATGAGCAGTTACCCGCATGGAAGCGAGGCCTCTGACCACCCCCACCGCTTTCCGGCACGCCAGCAGGGCGCGCCGGAAGGGCGAGCAAGAAGCACCGACAAGGGCGGCGTGATCGGGCGCGGGCTGCGGCTGCCGTTCTCGCTGATGGGCATCCCGCTGATCCTCGATTGGTCGTTCTTGATCGTGCTGCCGCTGATGGCGTTTATGATCGGTGGCAATGTCGCCTACTTCGCCGACACGATCGGGATCCCGGGCGGGGATCGCCTGGCGGAGCCGGCGACGCGGTACACGCTGGGGCTGGTCGCGGCCGTGGGGCTGTTCGTGTGCGTGCTGCTGCACGAGCTGGGGCACGCGGTGACGGCGCGCCTCTACAAGGTGGAGGTCAAGAGCATCACCCTGTGGTTCCTGGGGGGGATGGCCCACATCGCGGAGATGCCGCGCCGGCGCGGCGGGGAGGCGGTGGTAGCGCTGGTGGGGCCGCTGGTGAGCTTCGCGCTGGCGGCGGTGTTGTACGTTGGGCTGCGCGGGGCGGTCGCTTCGGGCGCGGTGGGGCCGGGGGCGATGTTCGTGCTGGCGTATCTGGCGCTCGTGAACGTGATGCTCGGCGCGTTCAACCTGCTGCCGGCGCTGCCGCTGGACGGCGGGCGGATCCTGCGGTCGCTGCTGGCGATGGCGATGCCGCACAGCAAGGCGACCAGGATTGCGGCTGTGATCAGCCGCGTAATCGCGGCGGGGCTGGCGGTGCTGGGGTTGATGACCGGCAACCTGTTCACGGTGTTCGTGGCCGTGTTCATCTTCCTGGGTGTGCAGGGCGAGCGGCGGCACTCGATCGTGGAGGGCACGCTCGAGGGGCTGCGGGTGAGCGACCTGATGTCGCGGGACGTCCGCTACGTGCACCCCTGGATGACCGTGAGCGAGCTGACCAGTGTGATGCTTGACGAGCACCACCTCGGGTTCCCGGTGCTCGATGAGCAGGGGAAGCTGGTGGGGCTGATCTCGCTGCGGGAGCTGACGCGGTCGCCGCGGCCCAGCCCGGGTGCGCTCGTGGGAGAGGTGATGGTGTCGCCGGCGCCGACGATCTCGGAGGTGGCGGCGGCCACAGAGGCGGTGCGGCAGCTGGGGGTGGACACGCACGCGCGGCTGGTGGTGGTCGGTCGCGACGGGGGCGTGGCGGGGATCATCACGGGCGCGGACATCATGCGGGCGATTCAGGTGCGCACGCTGGGCGAGGAGTGGTACGGGCGGCGGGCGGCGTGA
- a CDS encoding valine--tRNA ligase, whose translation MEPSDSQTAVKPMQELPKQYRPAEHEDRIFDRWMASKAFHADPTPVLSGEREPYCVLIPPPNVTAALHLGHALNNTIQDILVRAHRMMGYETLWMPGTDHAGIATQAVVEKRVMKEEKKRRTDFTREQFIAKIQAFKDEYEATITNQLKKMGCSCDWERQRFTMDPICARAVREAFFRLFRDGLIYRGKRLVNWDPVLQTAIADDEIENIEIDGAFYYLRYPLVRPAESGKVAEWQSGKVKDATTNASSSHSATLPLGHSATSPVTWSELARAGYPGAEGMPADERAYVTVATTRPETYLGDTAVAINPRDPRAKALQGLHVELPLVGRVIPVIADEYVVMPSAKGPYGAALNLRESDEPEDPKAAFATGFLKVTPAHDPNDYELGRKHGLPMINVMAPDASISDKHGWTDVGDAHLFVGRKREEARKLVVKEFEARGLLEKVQPYRHTVGHSDRSKAAIEPYLSDQWYVRVTDDRLSGSANRALVRDQRTNAGHPPARSGEALARVVEAPARFVEAPARSAEAPTRFVEAAARSAEAPTRSAKAHSATPGDTVDGDGSLRFHPARYSRTYELWHDNIRDWCISRQLWWGHRIPVWSKKVTLTAENWFRELDQNPYTGGLSLGDFFSGSVPGASVRCFNLNTGHEEPIGDLAPLKDLLTGDYIIYICLLDDAIAKRHRLESFGFEQDPDVLDTWFSSALWPISTLAWPEDTDALRAFNPSSTLCTAREIITLWVSRMVMFNRYFRQEVAEWQSGEVAKCPTPGPHSATLPLGHSATFRAGPVPFRDVFIHSVIQDGEGRKMSKTLGNGVDPLDIIATHGADAMRFTLCHMTTQTQDVRMPVVKDSASGKNTSPKFDLGRNFANKLWNAARFALGILGDEKWQSGEVAKWQSDKGTSPDAAGSASSTLPLGHSATLPLVDRWMLSRLSVAVEACNTALKEFQFADYATTMYDLLWRDFCDWYLEAIKPTVAGDPRQRAVLAATLDTILRLLHPVMPYVTEAIYEQSRTIRTDAVPGIELGDARKDGLLATAGWPKVSASLRNENAEREFEELRGFITAIREVRAQHNVAPKRKVTLHFPPQLLRGGSFLGDLMDPTNPVHTLVPTLAGVATMVNSPPKGPSVSFPFSAHEFKVSDLADEATMDTGAEKARLEKLVADLDKSIATFEGRLANPGYAQKAPPHMVQQTKDQLEKAKAERAAAAATLATLS comes from the coding sequence TTGGAGCCGAGCGACTCGCAAACCGCCGTCAAACCCATGCAAGAACTGCCCAAACAGTACCGCCCCGCCGAGCACGAGGACCGCATCTTTGACCGCTGGATGGCGAGCAAGGCCTTCCACGCCGACCCGACTCCCGTCCTTTCGGGGGAGCGCGAGCCGTACTGCGTGCTGATCCCGCCGCCCAACGTCACGGCCGCGCTGCACCTGGGGCACGCCCTCAACAACACGATCCAGGACATCCTGGTGCGGGCCCACCGCATGATGGGGTACGAGACGCTGTGGATGCCGGGGACGGACCACGCGGGCATCGCCACGCAGGCGGTGGTCGAGAAGCGGGTGATGAAGGAGGAGAAGAAGCGCCGCACGGACTTCACGCGCGAGCAGTTCATCGCCAAGATCCAGGCGTTCAAGGACGAGTACGAGGCGACCATTACGAACCAGCTGAAGAAGATGGGCTGCTCGTGCGACTGGGAGCGGCAGCGGTTCACCATGGACCCGATCTGCGCGCGGGCGGTGCGCGAGGCGTTCTTCCGGCTGTTCCGCGACGGGCTCATCTACCGCGGCAAGCGGCTGGTGAACTGGGACCCGGTGCTGCAGACGGCGATCGCGGACGACGAGATCGAGAACATCGAGATCGACGGGGCGTTTTACTACTTGCGATACCCGCTAGTGCGGCCGGCGGAAAGTGGCAAAGTGGCGGAGTGGCAAAGTGGCAAAGTGAAGGATGCCACGACCAATGCCTCCTCTTCGCACTCTGCCACTTTGCCACTTGGCCACTCTGCCACTTCCCCCGTGACATGGTCGGAGCTGGCCCGCGCCGGGTACCCGGGGGCCGAGGGGATGCCAGCGGACGAACGCGCGTACGTCACGGTCGCGACCACGCGCCCGGAGACCTACCTGGGCGACACGGCCGTCGCGATCAACCCCAGGGACCCGCGGGCGAAGGCGCTGCAGGGGCTGCACGTGGAGCTGCCGCTCGTGGGCCGCGTGATCCCGGTGATCGCCGACGAGTACGTGGTGATGCCCTCGGCCAAGGGGCCGTACGGCGCCGCGCTCAACCTGCGCGAGAGCGACGAGCCCGAGGACCCCAAGGCCGCGTTCGCGACGGGGTTTTTGAAGGTGACGCCCGCGCACGACCCCAACGACTACGAGCTGGGCCGCAAGCACGGCCTGCCCATGATCAACGTGATGGCGCCCGACGCGTCCATCAGCGACAAGCACGGCTGGACGGACGTGGGCGACGCCCACCTGTTCGTCGGCAGGAAGCGCGAGGAGGCGCGCAAGCTGGTCGTCAAGGAGTTCGAGGCCCGCGGCCTGCTGGAGAAGGTGCAGCCGTACCGGCACACCGTCGGCCATTCGGACCGCAGCAAGGCGGCGATCGAGCCGTACCTGAGCGACCAGTGGTACGTGCGGGTAACGGACGACCGTTTATCGGGCTCGGCCAATCGTGCGCTGGTTCGCGACCAGCGGACGAACGCTGGCCATCCCCCGGCGCGCTCAGGGGAGGCTCTGGCGCGAGTTGTTGAGGCTCCGGCGCGGTTTGTTGAGGCTCCGGCGCGATCTGCTGAGGCTCCGACGAGGTTTGTTGAGGCTGCGGCGCGATCTGCGGAGGCTCCGACGAGGTCCGCAAAGGCCCATTCGGCGACGCCCGGTGACACCGTGGACGGCGACGGCTCGCTGCGGTTCCACCCGGCCCGTTATTCGCGGACCTACGAGCTGTGGCACGACAACATCCGCGACTGGTGCATCTCGCGGCAGCTGTGGTGGGGGCACCGGATCCCAGTGTGGAGCAAGAAAGTCACTCTGACCGCGGAAAACTGGTTCCGCGAGCTCGATCAGAACCCATATACGGGCGGCCTTTCGCTGGGCGACTTCTTCAGCGGAAGTGTGCCCGGCGCATCAGTCCGCTGCTTCAACCTGAACACCGGGCATGAAGAGCCGATCGGAGACTTGGCTCCGCTCAAGGACCTTCTCACGGGCGACTACATCATCTATATCTGTCTTCTCGACGACGCGATCGCGAAGAGGCACAGGCTGGAATCATTCGGTTTTGAGCAGGACCCCGACGTCCTCGACACCTGGTTCTCCTCCGCCCTGTGGCCCATCTCCACGCTGGCGTGGCCGGAGGACACCGACGCGCTGCGGGCCTTCAACCCCAGCAGCACGCTGTGCACCGCCCGCGAGATCATCACGCTGTGGGTGTCGCGGATGGTGATGTTCAATCGGTACTTCCGGCAAGAAGTGGCAGAGTGGCAAAGTGGCGAAGTGGCAAAGTGCCCGACGCCCGGCCCCCACTCTGCCACTTTGCCACTTGGCCACTCTGCCACTTTCCGCGCTGGCCCCGTGCCCTTCCGCGACGTCTTCATCCACTCCGTCATCCAGGACGGCGAGGGGCGGAAGATGAGCAAGACGCTGGGCAACGGCGTCGATCCGCTGGACATCATCGCCACGCACGGCGCCGACGCGATGCGGTTCACGCTGTGCCACATGACGACGCAGACGCAGGACGTGCGGATGCCGGTCGTGAAGGACTCGGCGAGCGGGAAGAACACGTCGCCCAAGTTTGACCTCGGGCGCAACTTCGCGAACAAGCTGTGGAACGCGGCGCGGTTTGCGCTGGGCATCCTGGGGGACGAGAAGTGGCAAAGTGGCGAAGTGGCAAAGTGGCAAAGTGACAAAGGCACTTCGCCCGATGCTGCTGGTTCTGCGTCCTCCACTTTGCCACTTGGCCACTCTGCCACTTTGCCACTTGTTGATCGCTGGATGCTCTCCCGCCTCTCCGTCGCGGTTGAGGCGTGCAACACGGCCCTTAAGGAGTTCCAGTTCGCCGACTACGCGACCACGATGTACGACCTCTTGTGGCGGGACTTCTGCGACTGGTACCTGGAGGCGATCAAGCCCACGGTCGCGGGCGATCCGCGGCAGCGGGCGGTGCTGGCGGCGACGCTGGACACCATCCTGCGGCTGCTGCACCCGGTGATGCCGTACGTGACCGAAGCCATCTACGAGCAGTCGCGGACGATCAGGACCGACGCGGTGCCCGGGATTGAGCTCGGGGACGCACGCAAGGACGGACTGCTGGCGACCGCGGGGTGGCCGAAGGTGTCGGCTTCGCTGCGCAACGAGAACGCCGAGCGCGAGTTCGAGGAGCTCCGCGGCTTCATCACGGCCATCCGAGAGGTGCGGGCCCAGCACAACGTGGCGCCCAAGCGGAAGGTCACGCTGCACTTCCCGCCGCAGCTGCTGCGGGGCGGCTCGTTCCTGGGCGACCTCATGGACCCCACGAACCCCGTGCACACGCTGGTGCCGACGCTCGCGGGCGTGGCGACCATGGTCAACTCGCCGCCCAAGGGGCCGTCCGTCTCCTTCCCATTCAGCGCCCACGAGTTCAAGGTGAGCGACCTCGCCGACGAGGCCACCATGGACACTGGCGCGGAGAAGGCCCGCCTGGAGAAACTTGTCGCTGACCTCGACAAGTCCATCGCAACCTTCGAGGGCCGGCTCGCGAACCCGGGGTACGCCCAGAAGGCCCCCCCGCACATGGTGCAGCAGACCAAAGACCAGCTGGAGAAGGCGAAGGCCGAGCGGGCCGCGGCCGCGGCGACGCTGGCGACGCTTTCCTGA
- a CDS encoding DUF1570 domain-containing protein has product MPLLAPHPHRSLSLRILLLTAIAGLAAACSNQPPASPGLAAAPPQAAPGVVDPTLNAAKIVIATAPWTFEQKEGKVIETASYRIMTTATRAQLVDRIPVFMELALNNYTSAVGTLPRPNEQMESFILGTRPQWARMTQRVMGADSEMYLRIQRGGFSSNGRAILYDIGPRDTFAIAAHEGWHQYTQKTFRNSLPVTLEEGLATYMEGFRWNPEQIDRPVFMPWANVERWEQLRQAERAGKLQPLEKLMRSTPQNLMADDPDAALIYYAQAWALIHFLNDAKDGAYRDGFRKIVTDAANGRLEARVRHALASRGITSRRGADLLDIYLGASAASLNDEYQAFVKSIVTKNGVRGKIIRGQSPLSEDAAAEKAAPAAAK; this is encoded by the coding sequence ATGCCGTTGCTCGCCCCCCACCCCCACCGTTCGCTCTCGCTCCGCATCCTGCTGCTGACGGCGATCGCCGGGCTGGCGGCCGCGTGCTCGAACCAGCCTCCCGCGTCACCCGGCTTGGCCGCCGCCCCGCCGCAGGCGGCCCCGGGCGTGGTCGACCCGACGCTGAACGCCGCGAAGATCGTCATCGCCACCGCGCCCTGGACCTTCGAGCAGAAGGAGGGCAAGGTCATCGAGACGGCGAGCTACCGCATCATGACCACGGCCACGCGGGCTCAGCTGGTGGACCGCATCCCGGTGTTCATGGAGCTCGCGCTCAACAACTACACCAGCGCGGTGGGCACGCTGCCGCGGCCCAACGAGCAGATGGAGTCGTTCATCCTCGGCACCCGCCCGCAGTGGGCGCGGATGACGCAGCGCGTGATGGGCGCGGACAGCGAGATGTACCTGCGGATCCAGCGCGGCGGGTTCAGCAGCAACGGGCGGGCGATTCTCTACGACATCGGGCCGCGCGACACCTTCGCGATCGCCGCCCACGAGGGCTGGCACCAGTACACGCAGAAGACCTTCCGCAACTCGCTGCCGGTGACGTTGGAAGAGGGGCTGGCCACGTACATGGAGGGCTTCCGCTGGAACCCCGAGCAGATTGACCGGCCGGTGTTCATGCCGTGGGCCAACGTGGAGCGGTGGGAGCAGCTGCGGCAGGCGGAGCGCGCGGGCAAGCTGCAGCCGCTCGAAAAGCTCATGCGGAGCACGCCGCAGAACCTGATGGCGGACGACCCCGACGCGGCCCTCATCTACTACGCGCAGGCGTGGGCACTCATCCACTTCCTCAACGACGCCAAGGACGGGGCGTACCGCGATGGGTTCCGCAAGATCGTCACCGACGCGGCCAACGGGCGGCTGGAGGCGCGGGTGCGGCATGCTCTTGCTTCGCGCGGCATCACGAGCCGGCGCGGGGCGGACCTGCTCGACATCTATCTGGGCGCGTCGGCGGCTTCACTCAACGACGAGTACCAGGCGTTCGTGAAGTCGATCGTCACGAAGAACGGGGTGCGCGGGAAGATCATCCGGGGGCAGTCGCCGCTGAGCGAGGATGCGGCGGCGGAGAAGGCAGCGCCGGCGGCGGCGAAGTAG